The Triticum aestivum cultivar Chinese Spring chromosome 7B, IWGSC CS RefSeq v2.1, whole genome shotgun sequence genome window below encodes:
- the LOC123155748 gene encoding putative disease resistance protein RGA4, which translates to MSLSTAIVTIRIANECATFWQWTKSAISSLHSQWSIAQKQDLKGRVLELESGLQCLRETLPAMYDLINKAEWRSHDDLVASVLPNLKDAVSDAEDLLDEFGWYEKKVQVEGNASQSPFIEFSDTVIQGSFNKLDGIQLRLNRLSGELEGLRGIVQRFDRLVRLENISSLSEKRKNIFLGHDKELKQVLGFLNVLERKRATSPINASTSNHVNNESSLPVFVIGGIGGVGKTTLAQHIINHQQVHSQFEKRIWICVSDDFDVKRLTKEVIQSFTGKEATTESSLESLQNALKKHVNNKRLLIVLDDVWDDALKDNGRCWEKFCAPFCGVQEGSAMLVTTRCENVTKGVCTNESVTLDGLNDDAFREFFKLCMFGSEDCRNYPDLECIGESILPKLKGSPLATITLGRMLKAIPEVSHWKSILESELWELEQKETDILPAFRLSYIYLPFYLKQCFAFCALYLQFKILTVSILKTL; encoded by the coding sequence ATGAGCTTATCTACTGCCATCGTGACCATCCGTATCGCCAATGAGTGTGCCACTTTCTGGCAGTGGACCAAATCTGCCATTTCATCCCTGCACTCGCAATGGAGTATTGCACAGAAGCAAGATCTCAAGGGTCGTGTACTGGAGTTGGAGAGTGGCCTGCAATGTCTCAGGGAAACTCTCCCTGCAATGTATGACCTCATTAATAAAGCAGAGTGGAGGAGCCACGACGACCTTGTGGCAAGCGTCCTTCCGAATCTCAAGGATGCAGTGTCTGATGCCGAGGATCTTCTTGATGAGTTCGGATGGTATGAGAAGAAGGTGCAAGTGGAGGGCAATGCAAGCCAGTCACCTTTCATTGAATTCTCAGATACCGTCATCCAAGGCAGCTTCAACAAACTAGATGGCATCCAGTTGAGGTTGAATCGTCTTTCGGGTGAGCTTGAGGGGCTTCGTGGAATTGTACAACGCTTTGACAGATTAGTCAGGCTAGAGAACATCTCCTCTTTATCGGAAAAGAGAAAAAATATATTCTTGGGTCATGACAAGGAGCTGAAGCAAGTCTTGGGATTTCTCAATGTACTTGAACGCAAGAGAGCAACTAGTCCAATCAAtgcatcaacaagcaaccatgtcaaTAATGAATCAAGTCTTCCTGTTTTCGTGATAGGTGGAATTGGTGGTGTCGGAAAGACTACATTGGCCCAGCATATCATCAACCATCAACAAGTTCATTCACAGTTTGAGAAGAGAATTTGGATTTGTGTCTCAGATGACTTTGATGTTAAGAGGTTAACTAAAGAGGTCATACAATCCTTTACTGGAAAAGAGGCAACTACTGAGAGTAGTTTGGAATCTCTTCAAAATGCTCTGAAGAAGCACGTGAACAATAAAAGGTTATTGATTGTCCTTGATGATGTGTGGGATGATGCCTTGAAGGATAATGGGCGGTGTTGGGAGAAGTTTTGTGCACCTTTTTGCGGTGTCCAAGAGGGAAGTGCGATGTTGGTCACAACTAGATGTGAAAATGTTACCAAGGGGGTGTGCACAAATGAGTCTGTTACATTAGATGGTCTAAATGATGATGCCTTTAGGGAATTCTTCAAATTATGCATGTTTGGATCTGAGGATTGTAGAAATTATCCTGACTTGGAGTGCATTGGTGAAAGTATACTTCCTAAATTGAAGGGCTCTCCTTTGGCTACCATTACTCTGGGACGCATGTTGAAAGCAATTCCTGAAGTGTCACATTGGAAGTCTATACTTGAGAGTGAACTGTGGGAGTTGGAACAAAAGGAGACTGACATTTTACCTGCCTTTCGGTTGAGCTACATATATTTACCATTCTATTTGAAGCAATGCTTCGCATTCTGTGCTTTGTACCTCCAATTCAAAATATTGACTGTCAGTATTTTGAAGACCTTGTAG
- the LOC123158823 gene encoding PI-PLC X domain-containing protein At5g67130-like, with translation MFRIICKAFDVGDIAISWLICKLHLQHIPILISIQICKLRSGKSASHRLFIAVKNAIASFSWLTCKLGVAMSADNSPPAPAKDGSAGLSDFLTGMLFILLLAAYFMVFIIMMVGDRCNSDANCKSGLSCRKWTGTGCNRKRCVRTTVASPFDTVDNSLPFNKYAFLTTHNSFSITDIPTFTLFNQEDSVNDQLNNGVRALMLDLYDFREDIWLCHSYGGTCKDATAFEPAIGTMREIEAFLVMNPSEVVTLILEDYVKSHRGLSKLFIKTGLTKYWFPASRMPQNGEDWPRVSDMIRLNRRLVVFTSNRFKESSEGIAYQWNYMVENMYGDVGMDSRVCRNRSESAVLSDRSKSLVLVNYFRSRPVQGSTCMEHSRGLVEVLHTCHAAAGNRWANFLAVDYKRSNGGGVFQAVDMLNGMLICGHDDVHACSGWTSPPLFLFPFLRGLFLKPAAYLWRAVLL, from the exons ATGTTCCGCATAATCTGCAAGGCCTTTGACGTTGGGGATATTGCCATCTCATGGCTGATATGTAAGCTTCACCTTCAACACATCCCCATCCTCATCTCGATACAGATATGCAAGCTGCGCAGTGGGAAAAGTGCAAGCCACCGCCTCTTCATCGCTGTCAAGAATGCCATCGCCAGCTTCTCATGGCTGACATGTAAGCTAGGTGTGGCCATGTCTGCGGATAACTCGCCTCCTGCTCCTGCGAAGGACGGCTCCGCTGGCCTCTCAGATTTCCTCACTGGCATGCTCTTCATTCTCTTGCTGGCAGCTTATTTCATGGTGTTCATCATCATGATG GTTGGGGATCGATGTAACTCAGATGCCAACTGCAAGTCGGGACTATCTTGCCGCAAATGGACTGGAACTGGATGCAACCGTAAAAGATGTGTCCGGACAACAGTCGCTAGCCCGTTCGACACAGTT GACAACTCACTGCCATTCAACAAGTATGCGTTCCTCACGACGCACAACTCATTCTCAATAACAGATATCCCAACCTTCACATTGTTCAACCAGGAAGATTCGGTCAACGATCAACTGAAT AATGGCGTTAGAGCACTGATGCTAGATCTATATGACTTCCGGGAAGACATATGGTTGTGCCATTCATACGGAGGAACGTGCAAGGACGCCACCGCCTTT GAGCCCGCCATAGGTACCATGAGAGAAATAGAGGCCTTTCTTGTAATGAACCCATCAGAGGTGGTGACACTCATCCTCGAGGACTATGTCAAGTCTCACCGTGGCCTCTCCAAGCTGTTTATCAAGACAGGCCTCACCAAGTACTGGTTTCCGGCATCGAGGATGCCACAGAACGGGGAGGACTGGCCCCGTGTCAGCGACATGATCAGGCTGAACCGGCGTCTCGTTGTCTTCACCTCCAACCGATTCAAGGAGTCAAGTGAAGGAATTGCCTACCAATGGAACTATATGGTCGAAAACATGT ATGGTGATGTCGGAATGGACTCTCGTGTCTGCCGCAATCGCTCGGAATCGGCTGTCCTAAGCGACAGAAGTAAATCATTGGTTCTTGTGAACTATTTCCGCTCGCGGCCGGTCCAAGGGTCAACATGTATGGAGCACTCGCGAGGGCTCGTGGAGGTGCTCCACACATGCCACGCTGCTGCCGGCAACCGTTGGGCTAACTTCTTGGCTGTGGATTACAAG AGAAGCAATGGTGGGGGCGTCTTCCAAGCTGTGGACATGCTCAATGGGATGCTAATCTGCGGCCACGATGATGTGCATGCTTGCAGCGGGTGGACAAGTCCACCCTTGTTCTTGTTTCCTTTCCTTCGTGGCTTGTTCTTGAAGCCTGCTGCCTACTTGTGGCGGGCTGTTCTGTTGTAG